A segment of the Candidatus Kapaibacterium sp. genome:
GGGAATATACGAAGATAAAAAGTTTAATAAAACTGAAATGATTTACAAATTCTCTCCCAACGTATTCATGGAGTTTTTCTCAGCTGATAACGGGGATAAATTACGCGGTCCGTCTCGTGATATATTGTTTGTGAATGAAGTAAACTTACTCTCTTTCGATGAATGGAAGCAGCTGATTATGCGTACGCGTGGCAAAACATTCTGCGATTATAATCCTGCTGATGAATTCCATTGGATCTACGACAGTGTGTTACCTCGCAAGGATGTCAAGTTCATCCAGAGCACATACTTGGATAATTATGACTTCTTGCCACAATCTCAAGTTGACGAAATCGAGAGATTGAAAATTGAAGACCCAGCCTATTGGAAAATATACGGACTTGGAGAGAAAGCTCAAGCTACCAATCTGATTTATACTAAATTCCGAACTGCCAACACTTGCCCTTCAGGTGATGTTATTTATGGGCTTGATTTCGGATATAACAATCCTACAGCGCTCGTTGAAATAACTAACGCTGACAATGAAATCTATCTTCGAGAACGCATCTATGAAACAAAACTTACGAACAGTGATTTAATCGAAAAATTTAAAACCATGAATCTCGGCAATGCTTTCATTTATGCAGATTCTGCGGAGCCTCAACGAATTGACGAAATTTACAGAGCCGGGTTTAATATTCATCCGGCAGACAAAGCTGTTAAACCCGGAATTGACTATTGCAAGAGATACAACCTGAACATCCTTTCGGATTCACCCTACATTTTGAAAGAAATTAAGGGTTACAAGTATAAGGAGGATAAAAACGGCAACATTATTGACGATTCGCCTCTCAAATTTAACGACCACGCGATGGATGCCTTTCGCTACGCTCTCTATACGCATGGTGTGAAGTATTGGACAACACAAAAAATGTTCTTTCCGAAGAATATTCTTCAAAACACTCGACTATCAATTAAAGATTCACTCAACAAAATGTAAGGTTAGAAAATGGAAAA
Coding sequences within it:
- a CDS encoding PBSX family phage terminase large subunit yields the protein MMIDEINISVSPVFYANHLAFNDPNYNIIVNQGGTRSGKTFSILQLLCIEAYYSTEPLEISTVSHTLPHIKKGSLRDFFKIMQSMGIYEDKKFNKTEMIYKFSPNVFMEFFSADNGDKLRGPSRDILFVNEVNLLSFDEWKQLIMRTRGKTFCDYNPADEFHWIYDSVLPRKDVKFIQSTYLDNYDFLPQSQVDEIERLKIEDPAYWKIYGLGEKAQATNLIYTKFRTANTCPSGDVIYGLDFGYNNPTALVEITNADNEIYLRERIYETKLTNSDLIEKFKTMNLGNAFIYADSAEPQRIDEIYRAGFNIHPADKAVKPGIDYCKRYNLNILSDSPYILKEIKGYKYKEDKNGNIIDDSPLKFNDHAMDAFRYALYTHGVKYWTTQKMFFPKNILQNTRLSIKDSLNKM